The Malus domestica chromosome 17, GDT2T_hap1 genome contains the following window.
gaagagagtttctagtttcattctgacattgacacgtgtcgtgttgtgattggcttctgatgttgatacgtgtcacgctatgattggcttctgatgtcgacacgtgtcgcgatgtgattggcttctgatgtcgacacgtgtcgcgctgtgattggcctcctggttggagggaaactcttctgggtccttgacggtataacgttgaccggtgttcagtagtttcgggattggtcaagtatagtacaaacgacatatatattatgaagtattggaatataatgaaaatatcgggaagtgttcaataagtctcttacaatttattggaaacaataaaatgcataaggaaagttatctattttctatctaagtgagttgcaacctaggcaggTGTCTAGGTGGGTCTAGACGGGTGCCTTAATAGGTCTAggcgccctttcttaatttgCAAATGCCTAGACATTAATCGGGGCAGTGGCCAGCCGTCTAACGCCTAGACGGCGCTAGgcagggatttttagaacaatgctcATTTTAGGAGAGCTATATACTTGGGAAGGAATTTTTTGTTCCCTCATTTAGATTGCTAAACTAAAATTGAGACATGATGATCAATTTAAGGATACTCAAGCCCCTGCATTTAGTATCTATGTATTTTTCACATTTCGCTTCACGCATTTAGAATCTttacaaaactaattaaaagaGTCTGacaagcctttttttttttacaaaaaaacacttaatggaaatttattaaaataaagacACAATTGTGTACCAAAAGTCAGCACCAAAGTTCAACTTATTTAAGAAAATGTCACCACCTTCTAAACTTCAACTTATTTATGAAAATacctttgtcttttttttttatttactataATACCACTAAACTAACTTGTTTACAAGAAGTGTAATGTTAGAAATACCAatttttttacatcaaatttgcaaaccaaatgatatatcaccaataaaaaataagcacgttaataaatatttaaataataatccaatcaccaacaaccacatcatttggtttgcaaatttgatttaaaaaatttagttttcctaacattacccttaCAAGAATGTTACCGCCTTTTTGTTTCCcttaatattaataattttcTATTAAGTAATTTTGTTTTAATCTTAAtaacttttcattaaagctcccaaTGAATGCATTTATTGTAGGATcaatttaatataattaaaacttTCGAACATTTTCAGTGTTTTAGGAGCTTTTTTTGGTTTGTCTATAACTCTCCGGGAAAAGAATAAACAGAAATAGAAAGCGAATAATATGCATTGGAAGATGCTGTATCCTAACAAGAAGCTAGTGATAACAACAGCATATAATCTTTACTGTTGGTCAAATTTTGCACAAATGCAAGTTTCATTTGTAATAATAATTTCCTGaggtttatattttaattaggtttctTAAACTCCTTAAATTAAGCATACTTCACAAATACAAACTCTTGAAAATATTTCTGGAGGCATCTGCTTTCACTAATTAAGTAATTTCAACCTTTCAACCTTGCACACCCAACAATTAATATGatgtttcaaaagaaaaattacattCTTTTATAATTAAACAAAGAGGAAACGAAAGACTCACACTGCAAGGGCGCTCTAGACAGGTGGGGATTTGCAAGAACCAATAACCCACATGCAAAATCGTCTTCGTAATTTGTTATGTCTGCAGCGTGGAACAGTCTGCAGCGCGGAACAACTTCATCACTAATATTTCCATGCCTGTACCAATAACGACGAAAATGATTCGTAGTCTATGGACATGGGATTACCCCACATATCAAACATTAGAAGCTTCAAGTCGTTGTTGAGTCCTCTGACTGCATGGATTCTGATAAAATCAGGATCAGAGATTAAAGCACGCCATGACTTGCATACACAACGACATCGTCGTAAAGAGTTCCTTGGTAGCCTTGACAGTATCTCAATGATAATGTCGTTGCTGTCAATACGAGCCCCGTTATTCATGGGGACCAGTTGCTTCTGTTGCTTCCGGCGGCCGTCTGCCATGTTATATTGTTAATTAGGTATCCGCGGTGCTACTCCTCTCTTGTTAAGCATATATAGatagggtttttgtgttttaattttacTATGATTACGGAGAGGGGAGAAGAGTTCAAAACTAACACAATAATTTAGAAGATGGGGTGTGTTAAACCTCCACGCGTAGAAACCCAACATATATATAGAgtttcggaaaaaaaaaacatatatatagagTTGTTTTATTTAGGTTCCACATTGAACACACTCATATACTGAATACAccacacatctttttttttttaattaactatctTAATACACACTAAATATTTTCTCATATTATGCTCACACTTTCTACATACATCCCACACTCTACACATAATCAACATCGCATATTCCGTATTCGTTTGGCCACTTCAAACTCCAACTAGCTTCATTTTTCTGTTTATCATACCGCAATGTGgtgaacctgagtttgattgataAGGGAAGCTGTTGTGTTAACCTTTTTACTTACCGACAACCACTTGATATGTTGAACAAGGAAACATCTTGCTTGGTACAGATCATTGACACCAATTCGTtttcaaggttttttttttgggggggggtgCCGCcggggggggagggggaggggtgGGGTGGGTTGGAAGAAAGATGAAGGGTGTGAAggtcaaggttttttttttttgggggtggggggggggggaggggtggGGTGGGTTGGAAGAAAGATGAAGGGTGTGAAggtgaaaatttggtttggggggggggggggggggggggtaagaAAGATGAAGGGTGTGAAGGTGAAAATTtggttttggggggggggggggggtaagaAAGATGATGGGTGTGAAGGTGAAAACCAAAACCAACCAAAGAAACAGTTGGGCTTTATAGTTGCATAAAAAAAAGAGCAAAATGACTTGTGAAGGCTTACTCCACATCATATATCAACGATTTAACCCTTCACTTTTTTATGTCTTCTCTCAAATATCATCTTTACTAAAATCactcaaatttaaaattatttgacCATTAGATTAAATGGTagttatattagtttttttcgaaaaaaaattgtattcgTTTATTTATTCGCTACAATTGGATGTCTTGATGCATtgtaaatattataaatatcaTAATTTGCAACACCGCATTTTCAGTCAAATATGACATTATAAGTTATAACTTTTaggataatgctaggaagactaaatttagagacaaagttttgaaaactaaaggacatagaagttgatgaattatttattacttaaatattgataaacgtgcttattcttattggtgacacattatttaatttgcaaatttagtctccctaatattACCCTAACTTTTAACTTTGACCCTTTAAATTGGAGATAGCCCAAGAGAACACTCCCTATCAACTAGAGTGTATGAAATTAGTACTTATacctttttaatatttaataagtTTTAATAATGAATATAAAATTAAGGATTTGACTACAGTACTTATATGTATTTTATACAATCTTCATTTCGATGGTCATATATGTTAACGCTCAAATCTGGTGAGGCTAACAAAGACCAATATGGTCGTGTAGTCTGCACTTGGTGTGTACGGGATTAGAATGATAAGAACTGAGCAACAACATTTAAGTTGTTCATCTCTCAAAATTGGACCACTTCCAATGAGTCTCTCATATATATTGAATAGAATGTTACAAATAGCGCTCGGCTCCATACATTCACTTTTCTTTCTCAATTTGTCCGACCCATTCTAAGGAGTGCTCATCCTCCTTATATAGGCCTTCCATGATCCCCAAATCTTTAGGCTCAAGTCTTCCATTGCATTTGCATTTAATGCACCGAATACGTAAATTTGACCTGCTAGCTACCCCTTCATTTTTTAGTTGACTTGTGGCATCAAAGTGATATCTGTTTTGGTCCACTTGCATGTTTTCTTAGGACAATGCATCCCAAGCACCTTGCTCGATCCCTAGGTTGGTGGGAATCCACATCCGAGTAGGTTGTCCATGTGTCCCTGGGATTTCGTGCTATAAAGTTGTTCGTACACCAACTTGTTGCCGATGGTCATAAATCACTTTATGGGAAAAAGGCTCGGCTTCATTATTGGCAGGCAACCCAGACCGCCAAGCGATCGTCTATAGCCCTTGTGATCATCCTTCCCAATTATGTTGGGCTTTGGTATTCCTTCTCTTGTCTTCTTTTGGACTTGTGTTCCTTTGGGCCTATAGGAGTCAAAAACGACACAACGTTTACAATATGctgattgtattaaatacatatattcaCATTAATTATATATGATCATTAGATGATGAttgcatttaatttttaaacaaatttgcaaaccaaataacgtgtaaccaataaaaaataagcatgttaatcaacacttaaataataatccaattaaaaacagttacatcatttggtttacaaatttcggtttaaaattttaatttacctggcattattctttatttaatataaattacgacttgttttttaataattattttttataaaaggactaaaaaaaaataataataataagaagaagaaattggcctgctttttcctctttttttcccttgttGAGTTGCTGGGGGCCAAGGCTATAGATACTAATGGGAGACTACGAGTCTACGACATCTTGCGTCGGTATCATCTGCAGCAGTAAGTCCACAACATTACTTGCCAATGAACTGACGAAGTGCTTCCTTTGGGCAACCAGGCACAAAGACACACCCTTTCGTCTCCAACTATACACCTTCTCACTCTCACACAAACCCTAGACTTCCCTCTCCTCGCAGCTATGTCTATTTCACACTATTTTTCCTCTAATTGAAACCATTTTTTCCTTCATACGCTGCTCTCCCATTTTCCTCCCATTCAATTTATTCGAAATTCCGAAAATTCATCGTTTCTGCACCCCGCTCGCGATTAAAGTTTAAAGCTTTACGCAAGCGGCGGATAGATGATGACGGAGAATGGCAGCGGCGGCGCCAACAATAATGGTGGTGataaggaagaggaggaggaggaggagctcTCGGTTCCCAGAGGTGGGCCCATCTACGTTCCCAATGTTGTGGGTCCCCTCACCAGCGTCCCTCTGTTCCTGTCTTCTATTCTCCAAGAACTTCAGGTGCCATTGGTGGTTGAATTGTTTATAATTTGTATCACATTGCTATTTGTTGATGGGTTTGTTTAATTAGAGTTGTGTTCTGTTCATTTTGCAGGATTTAGAGGTGGAAGTGTCTCCAAATTCATCCCAAGTCTGTGACGAAGATATTTCGTAAgcattttttcttttgctttccatgttttgggtttttctttttcaatttggaTTCTAGGTTGGTGGGTTTGGATTCTGAGTGGCATTGTTTGTGGCGTAGGGTGGATGAGCTTAAAATCTTGACCGAGGAAGAGTTAGTCGATATGGCTATCACGGAAGCATTTAAGGTGCACTAATACTCTCCAACTTGTGCATAGTTCTTTGTTTGTGATTTGAAGGAGCTTTGATGACTCATACATCGTGTTTATcttaatattatggttttttatgtgTTTGATTGTAGGATGATGAAGGTGCTCCCAGTCTCTTGCCTATTTCTGAAGAGCCCTCCAATGAAAGGTCAGTCATATTTATACATGAAGACATTTACCTTGGAATTGTGTGGCTGGTTTTAGTGTCATTGTGCGGTCATCGCAGTACCTCATACACATTGGCATATGTAGCAAGATCATGTAGTTCCTTGATTCATATGTATTTGATTAACTTATCTATGTATTTGTCCCTTTTTCTTGACTGTCTTGAATTTTTCTTGCACTTCAACTTTTACTTCTCTCATGATGATTATAACTAGATTATGGaaatacttttttatttaaGACCAGTATTTATCTTCCTCTTTCACATGTCTTGTTATAGTCTTATTGTCTACTTTCGGCAAATATACTCTATTTTCTTGTAATAGTTGATCCGCTCTGTGAATTTCATTCTTAttcatttatttgaattttataCACCAAATTTAGGAGTGCAAATGATTCTGAGACTTCAAATGATAAAGATTGTAAAACGAAACCAAGGAGGAGAAAGCGAACAAATGAATATAATCACGCTCTTGAGGTAAGATATCTTTCGCTTCTTATTGTATGCTGGTAATGTGTTCATCCAAGTTGTTGTTAGTTGGTATAGTATCTAATTATACTAAAGTCTATATCTCCTTTAATTTTGAGATTCTAGGCCAATGCTGTTGAAAATTGGGTGCAAGAGGTAGTCAAATTCGAATGAGAAGAAGTATCTAGTTTGAAGGCTAATATACCACCTAAGGGAATTTTTTAAGAGAATGAGGGTCAAATGAGAAACTTAGGGTGAGAATAATTTTATGGATTTCATTAACAGTTATGATGCTTGTCTTAACAAGTTACGGTTTTATTATGGGTTTGTTTGTAGGACGATGAAGGTCCCTCAAATCTTTCACCTATTCCAGAAGAGCTTTCCAGGTCAGTCATATCTATACATGAGTGAGCAAATTTACTTTGGAATTGCGTGAGTGGTTCCTTGATCATGTAGTATGGACCAAGATCATGTAGTTCCTTGATTCTTATGTATTTGATTTTCTTATCTATGcatttgttcttttgtcttgaCCGCCTGGACTTTTTCATGCACTGCAAATTACCTCTATTTTGGTGATTGGAACTAGGTACCGAGTGTACTTGTTTATATAAGCCCGGCATTATTGTTGTACTCTTCATATCTACTTTGGACAAATATCCTGTAGTTTTTTCTAATAATTTATCTGTTCGTGGAATTTccgtattattttttattaattattgaattTTTATATGCACCAATTTCAGGAGAGTAAGTGATTCTGGGATATCAAATGATAAAGCTTGTACAAAGACATCAAGCAAGGGAAAACGAACAAAGGCAAATGCGCATGCTCTTAATGTAAGATATTTTCACTTCTCCTTGGGTGCTGTTAATGTATTTATTTAAGCTGTTAGTACTTAGTATAGTATTTAGTTATACTAGAGTTTACATCTTCCTTAATTTTGAAAGCCTAGGCCAATGCTGTTGAAAATTGGGTGTAAGAGATAGTAAAATTTGAACGAGAAGAACTATCTAGTTTTAAGGATAATATTCCGCCAAAGGGAAGTTTATAAGAGAAAGAGTGtgaaatgaaaaattatttatAAGTACCCTGGTGACGTTGGGCAGAAAGGATATTGCAATGTAGAAGAGTCATTGCATTACAGTCTTCATTGTCCTtgcttatatataaatatatgtgtatatatatatatatatatatatttgtatttgttattgTAGTACCAACTTAACTGCTGCCACATTCCAGGAGACTTATATTGCAAGGGTGGAGCGTgttaaaagaataaaagaaaagcaAGAGGAAGACAAATCGGCTGTGACTCTGCATTCTTTCAAGTTAGTTTAATGACTCTGTAACTTGCTGAATGATTTGTCTCTCCATTTTGAACTAAATGTTTTTCTTTACGGTGATCCAGCCGTAGTTCGAAGACGACTGAACTTTCCATTGCATCCTCAAGGACAATTGATAGGATGAAACCCCTCAGATCTGCAAGTTCATCAGTGAAGGTTTGCTTAAGAGTTGCCTATTGTGAATGTTTATTGTTAATTATGTCTTTTAGATTGTATTGGAAATCCACTAACTAATGCTTCAAGTTCTATATAAGTCATCTTGACTCTTAAGCTATTATCTACCTTGTTgggaatgaatctcacattgataggagggaccttgcatgggcttataaatAAGTTGGGTTACTCCCCATATttgcaattggttttatggtggaacctcaacttttttcatggtatcagagcatgttgTCGCACGTAAAATTCGCcagatggggggggggggagacgTTAAGAATGAATACCACATTGGCAGAATGAGGGACCTTGCATGGCCTTATAAGTAAGTtaggctactccccatattgccaattggtttatGGTGGAACATCAACTTCTTCACTACCACATCATCCTGTTATGTTGTCCATATGTTGGACTTGAAAATTCGACACACGTGAAGGGTCGTGTTGAGAATGCATCCCACTTTGATGAATAAGagaccttgcatgtgcttataagtaagttgggctactccgcatattgccaattggttttatgatggaacATCAACTTACTTCACTGCCATGTTACTGTAGGAggtttttcaaacaaaattgttACTGAATCTTTGTTAGTAAATGGTTTGTCATGCGATTGAACTTTTGATATGTGGTGATCAAGTGCCATACCTACTAGTAAAATTGACCGTTTGATATAACTCTCAGATGAAAATGAACAGAGATTCATATTAATGAATGTCCTTCACTCCTATCTGATTGATGAGAAATTACCAGGACTTGTTTTAtggctattatgttattttgttaTACTGTGTTTTGAACAAATTGTTCCCACTGTTTCCTCAAAACTGGTCGAGGAATGACTCGAGTCAGATCTCAAACCCAATGTTGTCCGTTAGAGGCAAATGCTGGTGGCACCTAGAATAAGTTGTAACTTTCATGTTGTTCAGATCTCATTGCTGAAACCAACGTCATTTAAGCTGATTGATTGCTTTTGACTCTAAAATACATGTTTGCATGCAGTCATATTTAATTTGCCGACTCTGACCTCTCAGATTGTTGATTTTGTATTTTTCCCCTCCTATGCAAATCAGGTGAAGTCATCCAGCATTCAGGAATTTGTACCTGCGCAATATCCAGACGTTGCTCTTTCAATTGAGGTTTACCAAAGTGTGCAAAAAAGGTTGAAGGTATAGCATCTTCAATGTGTTTTCTTGGTGATGTCATATTGAATAGATGTTGGTTTCGTTGTTTTTCAATTGTATAGTTCCTACTAGTCAAGTTATAATGCTAGAATTTTTATTGGGCTTCTGATTTGTAGGGTTGAAATATCTGACATGCCTCTATGATTGAGATGTGTGCAAATGCAATTCTTCATTTTTGCAAGGCATACGTTACATAAGATACAAACATTGACCAGAAACTCCAAAGACAGAGATATCCATGCTTAAAACCTAGCTGGCTGAGTATGCTTTATACAAAAATGTAAGAAACTCATGGTACGCGTAACTCTGATAGGAAGTTCTCGGAATTAAGCCTAAAGAACAACTGGATCTGCCCCTTTTATTTCAGAATTGCTTTGAGTTCGCTAGGTTTGTAGACTTGGGTTTTTGGTCCCTTGTGGCCGAATCCCCTTCAATAAATTGGTAGTCCACTGAGAGTGGAGCAAGACCAAAAATGATGCAATAGACTTGTGATTTTTATGTACATACGTCCATCTGGTTTCTTTTAGTATTGTTTAGGGAAATGGTAAACTGTAGGCCGAAGAAAAAAATAGTTAGGTTTCCTTCCTTTGCACTTTTGTTATGCAGTACTCTTTTTGCTTATTCTCATGGTTCTTGCCTCAAGTTCCTGTTGTTTCTGACATAGTAAGATTGTTTGCAGAACCAAGAGTTGTTGGTCCTCGGACAACAAACCTTGACTGAACTGAGGGATAAGATCGACTGCCTGACAGACCATGTGATGCAAAAGGCTGGTCAGCATGATCCTTCAGGATACTTCCTTGTAGAAGTAAGAAATCTATGTATTAACTCGTTATTTTCATGATGAAGATAGTATTTTCTCTAAAATCTAGTATATTGCTATCCTATGTAGGATACATTTTGCAATGATTTGAGAGATCCCTCCTCAGTAGATTATAGCGAACCTATATTCGATTGGCTTAAAGATTCTAAGGGCGCTGCTCTGAAAAAATGGGAAAGCGTTGTAGCTGGAGAATTGAAAAAGAAGCAGAAGGCAGTCGTAGGAGATGTAACAGGGTCACAATTGCCTAGTTTCAGAGCTGTTGACATGGACAAGACTAAATTCTCGGACTTGAAGTTCCGACTTGGTGCTGGATATCTGTATTGTCACCAGGTACAGATCTCTGTTACCATCTGTTCATGCTTTAGAAGGGAAATGTTATTTTGTGGTTTGCCTACATATTTTACATGTTGAGAATCTTTATGAAGTCCATATGCATATTTAGTATTATTTAAAACTGGAGTCAGTTATCTTATAGGATCTATTTTCTCATCCTCGTAGTAAGATACGAAATTCATCAGCACCTTTAACTGTCTGGACAATTTTAGGTTCAACGATGCAGAGACAagcatttttactttttaactgtttaatttgagcaacaagataaaATGGACACGCTTATTGGGAATTTTGCCTTCAAACCATGATTGTTTTTAACTGtcttattatatataaaaaatatataacaaatcgTAGATTTTGGTTGGACGGCGTTGTAGTTTTTCATGTTTGGTCTTTGTACATGTCGATGGTTGTGCTGTTCTTGTGATTTGGCTGCATAACTTGATTTTGGGGAATGACTTGGGACAGGGAGACTGCAGACATACGTTTGTAATTCGTGACATGAGATTGATTCATCCCCAAGATATACAAAACAGGGCAGCTTATCCAATACTCTTATTTCAAGTGAAGCCAGTTATACAAAAATGTTACGCTTGTAAAATATTTCGAGCAACAAAGGTAACTGTAGATGACAAGTGGGCTCAGGAGAACCCGTGTTACTTCTGCGACGATTGTTACTACCTCCTCCACTATAAGGACGGACATCTTCTATATGATGACTTCTCCGTGTATGATTATCACCATGACTGATTGTTTTGTACAATTACTGCTGTTGAATCTAATGCAATTTATACATGTTTGATTCTTTTTGTTCTTGTATTACGTCTCTTCTCCCTCTGCTCTtatgtctctctccctcttctcaATCTAAACGACGGTGAGGTTGCGGCTCCTTTAGTGGCCAATACAAGGAGAGTGTAGATAGAAGGCGAGACATCAATGCTCAAACCTAGCTGGTTGAGTATGCTTTTATACAAAGATGTTAGAAATTCATGGTATGTGTAACTCTGTGATACGAATTTCTCAGAATTAAGCCTAAAAAGATTGACACCACTAGTTACCTGTAACAAAAATACAACTgtggagaagatgaagaaggattAAGTACCTACTACTGCATAGGACGAATGCTTTACATATGTGTTAGTATAAGATAAGCCCCATTAGTTCGAACCAAGATATGACATTACAAGAATAAGCAAGAAGAACAAGAGAAGcagaacgaagaagaagaagaagaagaaagaaaacagaaaatggAGATGGGGAAGGTTttgaagaaaaaggaggaatAAATTAGAAATTGAGGGCTTGACAAAAGGCGGTATTGAAATTGAGAAGGTTAAATCTAATAATATGAATGAGGATCATTTCTGgattctttttgtgaggatcccgaAGATCTGTGAATCGAGtctgtttaatttttttatttaaaattgaacacaaacaaTACCTAATAAAAATTGACCGCATGATATACAATAAAAGAAAACGATTTACGAATTTCGGAAATCTTCATAAATAGAATCTAAAGAGAATCCTCATTCAATATATATGATGACCTAAAGACTAATTTGTTTCCAGAAGTAACAATAAATTAGGGACAATATTTGGTACGGAAAAGAATCCTCGGGGATCCTAGAGATTCaattttcgttaagtactattcatatttaattttaaattttaaattttgaaataattttaaccgcacgatgtacaatgaacgagtGAGATCATGGGGTCTCTAAGATCCCCATGAAAAGGATCAAGCGACCATCCTTTTCCATTTGGTACTGACTTTACTCACCAAAATGGCCAATAAAAATAAGACACGTGTTAGATGAGTACTCATTTTACTCATCAACCTATGTGGTCTAATAAAAACAGTAAGGCCTCGTTTGGTAGCTCGGATTGTAATGACTATTTCTGTCAGATAGGATAAATAAtcatcggatagtactgactaaattagtcgggcgtttggtgcagtatcggactaaagaccgtattatttatactatgtTTGGTATTGAACTGGATAAGAAAATGGAAGAGGGATTCTACTAAGCTTCTACTGAGATGGGCATGGCCGCATGGTTGAGATGCTCCCACATAGGAGGGATTCTGAGCATCCACAGATGCTGCTAATTTGCTGAGAGTTGGAATGGATCTTAAGGGCTTCAAGTTTGTAATCAGAGGGGATTAGAAGAACCCAGAAAATGGTATTGAGAAATAAAGGTCAAGGAGATGAAGCAAGTCAATAAGGTTGAGAAGGACGGAGCCCAAAGCCTTTGCCATCAAAAATCAAGGTCCAAAAGGATGGAGGCGCGATCGATGACCTTGTCTAATCTGGGTCGGAGGTGAATTAGACAACGCAGCTTATGGATTCTCCAATTGAGACTCA
Protein-coding sequences here:
- the LOC103426048 gene encoding snRNA-activating protein complex subunit gives rise to the protein MMTENGSGGANNNGGDKEEEEEEELSVPRGGPIYVPNVVGPLTSVPLFLSSILQELQDLEVEVSPNSSQVCDEDISVDELKILTEEELVDMAITEAFKDDEGAPSLLPISEEPSNERSANDSETSNDKDCKTKPRRRKRTNEYNHALEDDEGPSNLSPIPEELSRRVSDSGISNDKACTKTSSKGKRTKANAHALNETYIARVERVKRIKEKQEEDKSAVTLHSFNRSSKTTELSIASSRTIDRMKPLRSASSSVKVKSSSIQEFVPAQYPDVALSIEVYQSVQKRLKNQELLVLGQQTLTELRDKIDCLTDHVMQKAGQHDPSGYFLVEDTFCNDLRDPSSVDYSEPIFDWLKDSKGAALKKWESVVAGELKKKQKAVVGDVTGSQLPSFRAVDMDKTKFSDLKFRLGAGYLYCHQGDCRHTFVIRDMRLIHPQDIQNRAAYPILLFQVKPVIQKCYACKIFRATKVTVDDKWAQENPCYFCDDCYYLLHYKDGHLLYDDFSVYDYHHD